GCAACAGATAAACACTGAGGGCCACATTACTGAATGGAAATTACATTTATCATGGTCTTTCTgcttaataaatacaaatactttGTATCGCAATGGAACAATTTGACAGATCGACTTATTTAAAATATGTTTTACATATATAggcttactgtgtgtttgttgaaggGACAATCTTCAAGGGACCAGTGTCTGATGTTGGTTCAACATTCCTGGCAAAATGGAACGAGCTATCAGACAAACATGAGTTGGATAAAGTGGAACAAATACATAGTAAATTAATAAAGATCAGAAGCTCATATTTACATATCTGTGAAATCGTGCAAATGTATAACATAATAAAGGAGGGACTTATCGGCTTTAATTGTCTCTTTGGAGTTCTTACTCGTTTTCATGTGCTGCACACTTGAAACAAAAATTGTTTGTATTCATGCTGTTTATATTCATGCTGTGCTTCAATTAACAGTATCTACCTCAAATTGACTACAGGTTTCCATGACTTTAAAAACTGATCATGGAGAAATTAACATAAGTAGACGCTGTGCACAGTAGTGCTGATTTCCATGAGTCTTGACCATTTCTGTAATCCTTACGCAACAGTTCATCTAAGTAGATCATTCAGTTCCATTAAGAGGTTGTTTTTTCCCTATTGTCTGCTGGATGTTCTTCCCGATCTTGATATTTATTGCTGATTTGGACAATATCAACATCTTTTTGGGATACACGTTATTGTATTAATAACAACGGATAATTCCAACCGTCTGACTAACTAGTAGGACAGCAAATGCGTTACTCATTGATACTTGTTTTCTTTTAATAAATGGGTTGATTCATACTGTATCGGTTATTGTCATGTCTGTGTTGTCTTCTCTGGTCAGAGACGgtgttagttaggtggtgtgtgtagcagggggttagttaggtggtgtgtgtagcagggggttagttaggtggtgtgtgtagcagggggttagataggtggtgtgtgtagcagggggttagttaggtggtgtgggcagcaggggttagtcaggtggtgtgtgtagcagaaggttagttaggtggtgtgtgtagcagggggttagttaggtggtgtgtgtagcagggggttagtcaggtggtgtgtgtagcagggggttagataggtggtgtgtgtagcagggggttagttaggtggtgtgtgtagcagggggttagttaggtggtgtgtgtagcagggggttagttaggtggtgtgggcagcaggggttagtcaggtggtgtgtgtagcagggggttagttaggtggtgtgtgtagcagggggttagttaggtggtgtgtgtagcagggggttagttaggtggtgtgtagcagggggttagttaggtggtgtgtagcagggggttagttaggtggtgtgtagcagggggttagttaggtggtgtgtgtagcagggggttagttaggtggcgtgtgtagcagggggttagttaggtggtgtgtgtagcagggggttagttaggtggtgtgtgtagcagggggttagttaggtggtgtgtgtagcagggggttagttaggtggcgtgtgtagcagggggttagataggtggtgtgtgtagcagggggttagttaggtggcgtgtgtagcagggggttagttaggtggtgtgtgtagcagggggttagttaggtggtgtgtgtagcagggggttagttaggtggtgtgtgtagcagggggttagttaggtggcgtgtgtagcagggggttagttaggtggtgtgtgtagcagggggttagttaggtggtgtgtgtagcagggggttagttaggtggtgtgggcagcaggggttagtcaggtggtgtgtgtagcagaaggttagttaggtggtgtgtgtagcagggggttagttaggtggtgtgtgtagcagggggttagtcaggtggtgtgtgtagcagggggttagataggtggtgtgtgtagcagggggttagttaggtggtgtgtgtagcagggggttagttaggtggtgtgtgtagcagggggttagttaggtggtgtgggcagcagggggttagttaggtggtgtgtgtagcagggggttagttaggtggtgtgggcagcaggggttagtcaggtggtgtgtgtagcagaaggttagttaggtggtgtgtgtagcagggggttagttagaTGGTGCGGGCAGCAGGGGTTAGGGGTAGTAGGGTTTGGGTCAGAAGAAGCTTTGGTACCACAAGAAGAGTTGCACTTGGCTGGTACAGTTTGACCAGTTCATTGTGACTTGAAACCAATGGGACACACAGCACTGGGACCAGCTGCTTGGGGAGATTTTCAAGAAGACTGATACACTCCCCTGTCCCCTCATTAATAAACATTCAAATGTGATATCATCCTAGAACTTCATTAGGGATTCATTGCTCGTTAATATTGACATCATCGCAACAAGTTATGGTTGTACTCACTGGAGGTCAGGGTATTTAAATACTTGTAATAATGTGAAGTGAAGACATTCAGGCAATCAAGTTGAATGATCGTTCGTCAGCCAGCAAGGTGAGAACCCAGTTAGGATCGTCTTATAGAGACATTTGTACGAATTTATTTATTGTACCTCATTTTAGTTTTGTGATGCTGATGACAGAAGAACAGGATCTATGTGGTAATTATTATGGGTTTATTTTCATCTTAAACTGTATTTGAGAATGACAAGAATTCTTTTTACCAAATGTGAAGTGGTTTAAGAATTTATCATGCATTTAAAGTAACAGAACTTTTCTCTAAAACAATAGTATTGTCAGCCCTAATAAGCCTTGTTCAAGTTGACAAGAAATATGTGCTGGTGTTTTCTAACATGATAAATAATCTATTTTTCTCTTCAGATTTACCTCAAAGATGTCAAATTCAACAGGACAGCAAATCAACATCACAATGCCCGATATGTTTCAGGTTTATCTGGTGAAAGGACTTTATGGAGctttctgtgtgtctccatCTATTGTCTTCCTTTACATCAATGGCATCATGTTGTTCACTCTGAGGAGCAAGTCAGTCTTTAGAGAGACTCCTCGATACCTCCTGCTGTATAATCTGCTCTTTGCTGACACCTTCCAGTTGGCAATGGGTCAACTGCTTTTGATCTTGTCTCTACCTCCAGTGTTTCTGACTCAATATACATGTGCAATAATTGTCTTGATAACTATCACTGTGACTTCTGTGTCTCCCTTGAACCTGGCGGTGATGTCACTGGAGAGGTATGTGGCTGTGTGCTTCCCACTGAGGCACTCTGCCATCGTCACCATCAAGAACACAGGTGTGTCTATTGGTGTGGTGTGGGCTCTCTCCAGCATCAACCCGCTCATACGGTCAATTCTTCTTGTTCTGTATGAGACATTTTCTGCGGATCAGATAATGCAGCAATTCTGTGCTATGGACGCACTTTTCTACAGTATAGTCTCACAGGAATATGATAAATCCTTAACGGCTGTCACTTTTACATCTGTGGGTATTGTAATCTTGTGCTCCTACTTTGGTGTGACAACAGTAGCCAGATCTGCTTCCTCAGACAAAGCCTCGACCACCAAGGCCCGCAACACAGTTCTCCTCCACATGATTCAGCtgcttctgtgtctctccacctctctttccgGTATACTAAtgggatatatatatagacTTGGAACACTGAATCGAACTGCAAGGTTAGTTGTTGGTTATATTTTCTTCATATTCGTTGTAACCTTGCCCAGGTGCCTGAGCAGTCTGATATATGGTCTGAGAGACCAAACCATCAGACTTGTATTCCTGCACCACCTCAGATGTGCTCTCTGGACAGGTGGGCTCAGTTTAGCAACAGATAAACACTGAGGGCCACATTACTGAAATGGAAATTACATTTATCATGGTCTTTCTgcttaataaatacaaatactttGTATGGCAATAGAACAATTAGACATTTGATAAGATCGACATActtaaaaaaaatgtgtttgttgaAGGAACAATTTTCAAGGGACCAGTGTGTCTGATGTTGGTTCAACATTCCTGGCGAAATGGAAGCATCTGTCAGACAAACATGAGTTGGATAAAGTGGAACAAAGAAGTAATATATTAATAAAGCTCAGAAGCTCATATTTACATATCTGTGAAATCATGCAAATGTATAACATAATAAAGGAGGACTTATCTGCTTTAATTGTCTCTTTGGAGTTCTTACTCATTTTGATGTGCTGCACACTTGAaacaaaattatttgtattcattCTGTATTTATCTTAAATTGACTACATGTTTCCATGACTTTAAAAACTGATCATGGAGAAATAAATAGAAGTAGACGCTGTGCACAGTAGTGCTGATTTCCATGAGTCTTCACCATTTCTGTAATCCTTACACAACAGTTCGTCTAAGTACACCATTCAGTTCCATTAAGAGGTTGTTTTCTCCCTATTGTCTGCTGGATGTTCTTCCCGATCTTGATATTTTATGCTGATTTGGACAATATCAACATCATTTTGGGATACACGTTATTGTAATAATAACAACGGATCATTCCAACCGTCTGACCAACTAGTAGGACAGCAAGTGCGTTACTCCTCGATTTTCTTTGAATAAATCGGTGGATTCATACTGTAGTTATTCATGTCATGTCTGTTGTATCAGGTCCGGGATCATTGGAACGAGTGAAGTAACTCAAAACAGTCTACGACGTGATGACGTTCATGGTCTTATCATCTCTTACCGCCACAGTTTCCCTCCGCGTTGTGCTTCGCATTAGCAACAATTAGCTTGCTAGGTATACAAATCTCCCAACCCGATCGCACACCTGTGGGTAACTGGACAATATCACGACCTTATTTCGGCTGTATTTTGAGTGAATCACAAGTCGAGTAATACTACGGCAAAACACTTACGGTGAGTGTTACTTTGGTAGCTAGTAAGTAAACAAGATAGTTGTCCTAGCGTAAGTTGGATAGCACTAGCTAACTTGCGTCAGAATGCTAGTAGAGCTAGGTAGGCCCGGCGACAGATGAAATACTCATTTACTGGATTCCTCTAATTAAGTTAACGTTAGCCAGCTGTGGTGAGTCATATTTATGCAAAATAATTTCGTGTATCTATCTATCAAGCTAGGTAACATGTTAACTTGGATCAAACTGCTTTCATGGTAGCCCAGTTGTAAGTATAACATGACGACAGTCTACTACTACCAGCTAGCCTTTTACAGTACTTGCTAGGTAGCTAGGCTATCTACTAGTCTAGCTAGAGGTAGCACTATGGTAAGAACATGAACAAGTAAGAACACATCACATAGTTCGTAACGCATAGCTGCAGTCGAGATAGCTCGCCAATCAAAGTTATCCATTGGGTTTTTGTTCCGTTCACTTCATATTGTTGACGTTTATTCGTAATATGACAACGATGTCAATTTAGCCAGACTGACCAGATAGACAAATAGACTCGCCTATGCAAGATGGTTATGAACTGTCCGAGAAATTGCGTGCttgttggctagctagctacacatggtTGGAATAAGgttggttagctagctaactattaAGGTAAATGGTCTTTCACATGCGAAGTTATCTCCCACTTAGATTTAGGTCAAATAAGGTAGCTGTAGCACTATCTTAACCGGTCTAATCTGGCTCAATCTCGCTAGGGTTTAGCTACTTGAACGTTACAGTAGGGTAGCTAGCTATCATAGGGATTTTAGTCATACGAGATACACTTGCGCCCTGTTAATAAAAGCTTTAGTCAGTTACCCGAGTTTCGATTATTACGTTGTGGGTTAATCTACTTAATTACTGAATTACTCATTGATATTGTTTAAACGTTTTGATGTCGCTGAGCTAGACTAGCTATGTTAACGAATAAAGTGTTTGGTAAACTAGCTTTGTTGAGTTAGTTTGCTGCTAGGGCtctcatttaaaaaaattatttctaagaactaTTTCATGATTGGATTTAAGTGAAGCTATGCTACTTTTGTTCTTTTCTCCATGTTCCCCAAGCAGACATATGCAGTCCAACTAGTTATAGAAGATGTTCAACAAGTCGTTTGGTGCTCCCTTCGGGGGAGGTACCGGTGGATTTGGGACTTCGTCTACCTTTGGGCAGCAAAGTAAGTTTCAACAAGGTTCCCACCTCTATTTGAAAGCctacatttagctaaa
This window of the Osmerus mordax isolate fOsmMor3 chromosome 19, fOsmMor3.pri, whole genome shotgun sequence genome carries:
- the LOC136963462 gene encoding odorant receptor 131-2-like; amino-acid sequence: MSNSTGQQINITMPDMFQVYLVKGLYGAFCVSPSIVFLYINGIMLFTLRSKSVFRETPRYLLLYNLLFADTFQLAMGQLLLILSLPPVFLTQYTCAIIVLITITVTSVSPLNLAVMSLERYVAVCFPLRHSAIVTIKNTGVSIGVVWALSSINPLIRSILLVLYETFSADQIMQQFCAMDALFYSIVSQEYDKSLTAVTFTSVGIVILCSYFGVTTVARSASSDKASTTKARNTVLLHMIQLLLCLSTSLSGILMGYIYRLGTLNRTARLVVGYIFFIFVVTLPRCLSSLIYGLRDQTIRLVFLHHLRCALWTGGLSLATDKH